Genomic window (Geoalkalibacter ferrihydriticus DSM 17813):
CGCCATCGAGGCGGCCGAGTTGATGGAGCATTTTCAGTGGTTGAGTCCTGAGGCCTCCCAAAACCCGGAACCCGAGGCCTTAGCGGAAATCGGCGAGGAACTGGCCGACATCGTCATCTACTCCCTGTCGCTGGCGAACACTTTGGGCCTTGATCTGGCGCGAACCGTTGAAGCCAAGATGGAGAAAAACGTGCGTAAATATCCGGCCGAACGGGTCAAAGGCAAGGCGCACAAGTACACCTGGTACGAAGACAAGTCAGAGGTTTGAACACCAAGGA
Coding sequences:
- a CDS encoding nucleotide pyrophosphohydrolase; the protein is MSKSPDDDRTTLKELKDRVAVFVRERDWQQFHTPKNLSMSIAIEAAELMEHFQWLSPEASQNPEPEALAEIGEELADIVIYSLSLANTLGLDLARTVEAKMEKNVRKYPAERVKGKAHKYTWYEDKSEV